A region of the Methylobacterium nodulans ORS 2060 genome:
CGCCTCGCTCCCCAGGATATCCGGGGCTCTCTGGCCCATGTGGCGATGCTGGGGAAGACGGGGATCCTGCCGCAGGCCGATGTGGCGGCGATTCAAGCCGGCCTCAAGACGGTGCAGGCGGAAATCGAGTCCGGCGCCTTCACGTTCGCGCGTTCGCTCGAAGACATCCACATGAACGTGGAGAGCCGGCTGCGGGAGATCGTCGGCCCGGCGGCCGGGCGCCTGCACACCGCGCGCTCGCGCAACGACCAGGTCGCCACCGACATGCGCCTGTGGGTGCGCGACACCCTCGACGAACTCGACGCCCAGGCGGCCGACCTGCAGCGGGCGCTCGCCGAGACGGCGCTGAAACATGCCGGCACCGTGATGCCGGGCTTCACCCACCTGCAATCGGCCCAGCCCGTCACCTTCGGCCACCACCTCCTCGCCTATGTGGAGATGCTGGCGCGCGACCGCGGCCGTTTTCGCGATGCGCGGGCGCGCCTCAACGAGTGCCCGCTCGGGGCCGCGGCTTTGGCCGGCACCTCCTTCCCCATCGATCGGCACGCCACCGCAGCGGCGCTCGGCTTCGACCGGCCGACCGCGAACTCCCTCGATTCCGTGGCCGACCGCGACTTCGCCCTTGAGGCCCTCTCGGCCGCCGCGATCGCGGCCGTGCACCTGTCGCGCTTCGCCGAGGAGATCGTGATCTGGACCTCGGCCCAGTTCGGCTTCGTGAAGCTCTCCGACCGCTTCACCACCGGCTCCTCGATCATGCCGCAGAAGCGCAATCCCGACGCCGCCGAGCTGGTGCGGGCGAAGGCCGGCCGGGTGATCGGCGCCCTGTCCGGCCTCCTCATCGTCATGAAGGGGCTGCCGCTCGCCTATTCGAAGGACATGCAGGAGGACAAGGAGGGCACCTTCGATGCGCTCCAGACCCTCTCGCTGTGCTTGGCCGCCATGGCCGGGATGGTGCGCGACCTCGAACCCGTCCCGGAGATGCTGAAGGCCGCCGCGGGTTCGGGCTATGCCACCGCGACCGACCTCGCCGATTGGCTGGTGCGCGAACTCGGCCTGCCCTTCCGCGACGCCCACCACGTCACCGGCCGCCTCGTCGGCGTGGCGGCGGCGCGCGGCGTCGGGCTCGAAGCCCTCTCGCTGGCCGAGATGCAGGCCGAGGAGCCCCGCATCACGGCGGCGGTCTACGACGTCCTCGGCGTCGAGAACTCGGTGGCGAGCCGCACCAGTTAT
Encoded here:
- the argH gene encoding argininosuccinate lyase — encoded protein: MSNRMWGGRFASGPAEIMEEINASIGFDKRLAPQDIRGSLAHVAMLGKTGILPQADVAAIQAGLKTVQAEIESGAFTFARSLEDIHMNVESRLREIVGPAAGRLHTARSRNDQVATDMRLWVRDTLDELDAQAADLQRALAETALKHAGTVMPGFTHLQSAQPVTFGHHLLAYVEMLARDRGRFRDARARLNECPLGAAALAGTSFPIDRHATAAALGFDRPTANSLDSVADRDFALEALSAAAIAAVHLSRFAEEIVIWTSAQFGFVKLSDRFTTGSSIMPQKRNPDAAELVRAKAGRVIGALSGLLIVMKGLPLAYSKDMQEDKEGTFDALQTLSLCLAAMAGMVRDLEPVPEMLKAAAGSGYATATDLADWLVRELGLPFRDAHHVTGRLVGVAAARGVGLEALSLAEMQAEEPRITAAVYDVLGVENSVASRTSYGGTAPANVRAQAERWLKALSETK